The Sphingomonas sp. genome contains a region encoding:
- a CDS encoding SDR family oxidoreductase yields MKTHILLTGSSRGIGAATAALLGDDARVALVGQGTRSGIPADFTDPAAPQQLWQQALDALDGRIDVLINNAGIFEANPLDAAHDDWVEGWERTMRVNLTASAELCRLAVRHWQDRKSGGRIVNVASRAAYRGDSPAHWHYAASKAGMVGMTKSIARGYAGEGILAFAICPGFTMTGMAEDYLASRGGDKLLADIPLGRVASPEEIAAIAKFCALDAPPSMTGAVLDANGASYVR; encoded by the coding sequence ATGAAAACCCATATCCTCCTCACCGGCAGCAGCCGGGGCATTGGCGCGGCGACGGCGGCGCTGCTCGGCGACGACGCGCGCGTGGCCCTTGTCGGCCAGGGCACCCGCAGCGGCATTCCCGCCGACTTCACCGATCCCGCCGCGCCCCAGCAACTCTGGCAGCAGGCGCTCGATGCGCTGGACGGCCGGATCGACGTGCTGATCAACAACGCCGGCATCTTCGAGGCGAATCCGCTCGACGCGGCCCATGACGACTGGGTCGAGGGCTGGGAGCGCACGATGCGCGTCAACCTCACCGCCTCGGCCGAATTGTGCCGGCTGGCGGTGCGCCACTGGCAGGACCGCAAGAGCGGCGGCCGGATCGTCAACGTCGCCAGCCGCGCCGCCTATCGCGGCGACAGCCCGGCGCACTGGCATTATGCCGCCTCAAAGGCAGGCATGGTCGGCATGACCAAGTCGATCGCGCGCGGCTATGCGGGGGAGGGCATCCTCGCCTTCGCGATCTGCCCGGGCTTTACCATGACCGGCATGGCCGAGGACTATCTGGCCAGCCGCGGCGGCGACAAGCTGCTGGCGGACATTCCGCTGGGCCGCGTCGCAAGTCCGGAAGAGATTGCCGCCATCGCCAAATTCTGCGCGCTGGATGCGCCCCCTTCGATGACTGGCGCGGTGCTCGATGCCAATGGAGCCAGCTATGTCCGCTGA
- a CDS encoding long-chain fatty acid--CoA ligase: MTKPEMVWKTAYRHPGEWDRSYALRSMVDLFEESAAAHPHAPLLDFMGRIYSYGEVLDGANRVACGLRALGYGPGDRIGLFLPNAPHYVAAYYGILKLGATVVNFSPLYSVDELAAQVADSGTRLLFTLSATALLPTALKVLEKSDLERLVVGSVAGALPTAKSLLYQLFRGSEVTAKPHDPRILAFSKLIANKGDCARPEIDPARDVALIQYTGGTTGTPKGAVLTHQNLSANARQVAELDPELGHTQDSVLGVLPFFHVFANTCVLNRTVITGGKIVMLPRFNAQQVLTELRRTKPRSLPGVPTMYQALLDAPGMKPSDFASLRFCISGGAPLPEQLKLNWESITGAHIIEGYGLSESSGVVSANPYVGLNKSGTIGQPIAGTRVRLVDKEDPRKPAPEGEPGEIVVQGPQIMQGYWNRPEADVGTFVDDHWLRTGDVGIIDEDGYIQIVDRLKDMIAVGGFKVFPSQIEAVLYTHPAVKETLVLGLPDPYHGELPHAYVALNEGMTADAKEMCDWLNAQLGKHERVKEVVIRDSLPKTMIGKLSRKDLLNEVKAGG; encoded by the coding sequence ATGACAAAGCCCGAAATGGTCTGGAAGACCGCCTATCGGCATCCAGGAGAGTGGGATCGCAGCTACGCGCTACGGTCCATGGTAGACCTGTTCGAGGAGAGCGCGGCCGCCCACCCGCACGCGCCGCTTCTCGATTTCATGGGTCGCATCTACAGCTATGGCGAGGTGCTGGACGGCGCCAACCGCGTCGCCTGCGGGCTGCGCGCGCTCGGTTATGGCCCCGGCGACCGGATCGGCCTGTTCCTGCCAAACGCGCCGCATTACGTCGCCGCCTATTACGGCATCCTCAAGCTCGGCGCGACGGTGGTGAACTTCTCGCCGCTCTATTCGGTGGACGAACTGGCGGCGCAAGTCGCGGATTCGGGCACCCGGCTGCTCTTCACCCTTTCGGCCACCGCCCTCCTCCCCACCGCGCTGAAGGTGCTCGAAAAGAGCGATCTCGAGCGGCTGGTCGTCGGATCGGTCGCGGGCGCGCTGCCCACCGCCAAGTCGCTCCTCTATCAGCTGTTCCGCGGCAGCGAAGTCACCGCCAAGCCGCATGACCCGCGCATCCTCGCCTTCTCCAAGCTGATTGCCAACAAGGGCGACTGCGCTCGTCCCGAGATCGATCCCGCACGCGACGTCGCACTGATTCAGTACACCGGCGGCACCACCGGCACGCCCAAGGGCGCGGTGCTCACCCACCAGAATCTGTCGGCCAATGCGCGTCAGGTGGCAGAGCTCGACCCCGAACTCGGCCATACGCAAGACTCGGTGCTCGGCGTGCTGCCGTTCTTCCACGTGTTCGCCAATACCTGCGTGCTCAACCGCACGGTGATCACCGGGGGCAAGATCGTGATGCTGCCGCGCTTCAACGCGCAGCAGGTGCTCACCGAGCTGCGCCGCACCAAGCCGCGCTCGCTGCCGGGCGTGCCGACCATGTACCAGGCGCTGCTCGACGCGCCGGGGATGAAGCCCTCCGACTTTGCCTCGCTGCGCTTCTGCATCTCGGGCGGCGCACCGTTGCCCGAGCAGCTCAAGCTCAACTGGGAGTCGATCACCGGCGCGCACATCATCGAAGGCTATGGCCTGTCGGAAAGCTCGGGCGTGGTCTCGGCCAACCCCTATGTCGGGCTCAACAAGAGCGGCACGATCGGCCAGCCGATCGCCGGCACCCGGGTGCGGCTGGTCGACAAGGAGGATCCGCGCAAGCCCGCCCCGGAAGGCGAGCCGGGCGAGATCGTCGTTCAGGGCCCGCAGATCATGCAGGGCTATTGGAACCGGCCCGAGGCGGATGTCGGCACCTTTGTCGACGATCACTGGCTGCGCACCGGCGATGTCGGCATCATCGACGAGGACGGCTATATCCAGATCGTCGACCGGCTGAAGGACATGATCGCGGTCGGCGGGTTCAAGGTGTTCCCCAGCCAGATCGAAGCGGTGCTCTATACCCATCCGGCGGTGAAGGAGACGCTCGTGCTGGGGCTGCCCGATCCGTATCATGGCGAGCTGCCGCACGCCTATGTCGCGCTCAACGAGGGCATGACCGCGGACGCAAAGGAAATGTGCGACTGGCTTAACGCGCAGCTCGGCAAGCATGAGCGCGTCAAGGAAGTCGTGATCCGCGACAGCCTGCCCAAGACGATGATCGGCAAGCTTAGCCGCAAGGACTTGCTGAATGAGGTGAAGGCCGGGGGGTGA
- a CDS encoding 50S ribosomal protein L11 methyltransferase, with protein sequence MSAEIDSWKVSLPCTRAEAEAIDAGTIEIDAVLMTTETVEDDVEHWRLDAYMEHEPDAAMLATLKALVPSAAGTEPEVEALTAQDWVTLSQEGLEPIREGRFVVHTSAHPVEAPEGGRAFLIDAGRAFGTGHHATTSGCLAMLDGLSDRQFANIIDVGTGTGLLAFAGAHLWPEAKVMATDIDPAAVDVTRENAVANGIEDVDLIVADGALSDAITAKAPYDLVIANILAGPLVSMAPELAAIAAPNATIVLAGLLETQRAQVVEAFEACGCTLEAIDRRGDWTILRLAAGATRYVPVTPPDPKGRDGWALDI encoded by the coding sequence ATGTCCGCTGAGATCGACAGCTGGAAGGTCAGCCTGCCCTGCACCCGCGCCGAGGCCGAGGCGATCGACGCGGGCACGATCGAGATCGACGCGGTGCTGATGACCACCGAGACGGTGGAGGACGATGTCGAGCACTGGCGGCTCGATGCCTATATGGAGCACGAGCCCGATGCGGCGATGCTCGCGACGCTGAAGGCGCTGGTGCCGAGCGCGGCGGGCACCGAACCCGAGGTCGAGGCGCTGACCGCGCAGGACTGGGTGACGCTCAGCCAGGAAGGGCTGGAGCCGATTCGCGAGGGGCGCTTCGTCGTCCACACCAGCGCGCATCCGGTCGAGGCGCCAGAGGGCGGCCGTGCGTTCCTGATCGACGCGGGCCGCGCCTTCGGCACCGGGCACCATGCGACGACCTCGGGCTGCCTGGCGATGCTCGACGGGCTTTCGGACCGGCAGTTCGCGAACATCATCGATGTGGGGACCGGCACGGGCCTGCTGGCGTTCGCCGGCGCTCATCTCTGGCCTGAGGCCAAGGTCATGGCGACGGATATCGACCCCGCTGCGGTCGACGTGACGCGCGAGAATGCGGTGGCCAACGGCATCGAGGACGTCGATCTGATCGTGGCGGACGGCGCCCTGTCCGATGCGATCACCGCCAAGGCACCCTACGACCTCGTCATCGCCAACATCCTGGCGGGGCCGCTGGTCTCGATGGCGCCCGAACTCGCCGCCATCGCCGCCCCGAACGCGACGATCGTGCTGGCCGGGCTGCTCGAGACACAGCGCGCGCAAGTGGTGGAAGCGTTCGAGGCGTGCGGCTGCACGCTGGAGGCGATCGACCGCCGCGGCGACTGGACGATCCTGCGGCTTGCCGCCGGAGCGACGCGCTACGTGCCGGTCACTCCGCCCGACCCCAAGGGTCGCGACGGCTGGGCGCTGGATATCTGA
- a CDS encoding HAD hydrolase-like protein, producing the protein MDLVADMVKTSAIAARPLDLVIFDFDGTLSDSGDWFVSVANDLAERFRFRKIAPDEVEMLRRKSSREVIDFLGIARWKMPWIARYVRKLVSREAHRIELFPGTPNLLERLVESGVKLALVTSNSEENARKILGPRHAAKIDYFACGSSLFGKAPKFRRVLRKMGVAPDAALAIGDETRDVDAAREVGMRAGSVLWGYAAEDLLTGMSPDAVFRTPEDIVRYVSQHRG; encoded by the coding sequence ATGGACCTGGTAGCGGACATGGTTAAGACGAGTGCCATAGCGGCCCGCCCGCTGGACCTCGTCATCTTCGATTTCGACGGCACGCTCTCCGACAGCGGCGACTGGTTCGTCTCGGTTGCCAACGACCTTGCCGAGCGGTTCCGCTTCCGCAAGATCGCGCCGGACGAGGTGGAAATGCTTCGCCGCAAGAGCTCGCGCGAAGTGATCGACTTTCTCGGCATCGCGCGCTGGAAGATGCCGTGGATCGCACGCTATGTCCGCAAGCTGGTCAGCCGCGAGGCGCACCGGATCGAGCTGTTCCCGGGCACGCCCAATCTGCTGGAGCGACTCGTCGAAAGCGGCGTGAAGCTCGCGCTGGTCACCTCCAATTCGGAGGAGAATGCCCGCAAGATCCTGGGCCCGCGCCACGCCGCCAAGATCGATTATTTTGCCTGCGGCTCCTCGCTGTTCGGCAAGGCGCCCAAGTTCCGCCGCGTGCTGCGCAAGATGGGCGTGGCCCCGGACGCGGCGCTGGCGATCGGCGACGAGACGCGCGACGTCGATGCCGCGCGCGAGGTCGGCATGCGGGCGGGCTCGGTGTTGTGGGGCTATGCCGCCGAGGATCTGCTGACCGGCATGTCCCCCGACGCCGTGTTCCGCACGCCGGAGGACATCGTACGCTACGTCAGCCAGCATCGAGGCTGA
- the queA gene encoding tRNA preQ1(34) S-adenosylmethionine ribosyltransferase-isomerase QueA yields MNVDLFDFELPNERIALRPAAPRDSARLLVLDGTETRAAIVRDLAGQLRPGDCLVFNDTRVIPAQLEGTRGEAKIGATLHKREGPRRWRAFIRNAKRLRDGDAIDFGPDAIAIASDRGEDGSFALDFQGDEPVELLLERCGRMPLPPYIASKRPTDERDADDYQTMFAAEPGAVAAPTAALHFTSALMASLEAAGIGHTTLTLHVGAGTFLPVKAEDTADHKMHAEWGRITPGVADRLNAVRAAGNRIIAVGTTSLRLLESAADEHRVIQPFEGDTAIFITPGYRFKGVDGLVTNFHLPRSTLFMLVSALMGLDRMQAAYAHAIETGYRFYSYGDSSLLLPAR; encoded by the coding sequence GTGAACGTCGACCTTTTCGATTTTGAACTGCCGAACGAACGGATCGCGCTGCGCCCCGCCGCCCCGCGCGACTCCGCCCGCCTGCTGGTGCTGGACGGCACGGAGACGCGCGCCGCAATCGTCCGCGATCTCGCCGGGCAGCTCCGCCCGGGCGACTGCCTGGTGTTCAATGACACCCGCGTGATCCCGGCGCAGCTGGAAGGTACACGCGGCGAGGCGAAGATCGGCGCGACCCTGCACAAGCGCGAGGGGCCGCGCCGCTGGCGGGCGTTCATCCGCAACGCGAAGCGGCTGCGCGACGGCGATGCGATCGATTTCGGCCCCGATGCGATCGCCATCGCCTCGGATCGCGGCGAGGATGGCAGCTTCGCGCTCGACTTCCAGGGCGACGAGCCGGTCGAGCTGCTGCTGGAGCGCTGCGGCCGCATGCCGCTGCCGCCCTATATCGCCTCGAAGCGCCCCACCGACGAACGCGACGCCGACGACTATCAGACGATGTTCGCCGCCGAGCCCGGTGCCGTCGCCGCCCCCACCGCCGCGCTGCACTTCACCTCGGCGTTGATGGCGTCGCTGGAGGCGGCAGGGATCGGCCACACCACGCTGACGCTCCATGTCGGCGCGGGTACCTTCCTGCCGGTCAAGGCCGAGGACACCGCCGACCACAAGATGCATGCCGAATGGGGCCGCATCACCCCCGGGGTCGCCGACCGACTCAACGCGGTGCGCGCCGCGGGCAACCGCATCATCGCGGTGGGCACGACCAGTCTGCGCCTGCTGGAGAGCGCCGCCGACGAGCATCGCGTGATCCAGCCCTTCGAGGGCGACACCGCGATCTTCATCACGCCGGGCTATCGCTTCAAGGGCGTCGACGGGCTGGTGACCAACTTCCATCTGCCGCGCTCGACGCTGTTCATGCTGGTATCGGCGCTGATGGGGCTGGATCGCATGCAGGCGGCCTATGCCCATGCGATTGAAACCGGCTATCGCTTCTACAGCTATGGGGATTCGAGCCTGTTGCTCCCCGCCCGCTGA
- a CDS encoding NAD-dependent succinate-semialdehyde dehydrogenase, which translates to MFELINPANGEIVNRIAEMDDAGIEAALARAADGYKQWRETSIETRTALLRQIADAWEANKQHLAELAVREMGKTITAGLAEVEKCISGFRHYAEHGPAYLAPTTVQTPTGHAVARWLPLGPVLAVMPWNFPYWQAVRFLAPTILAGNVALLKHASSVQGCAAAMEEMARKAGAPEGLFQNLAIKSSKVDAIIADKRVVAVTLTGSEGAGAKVAEAAGRALKKVVLELGGSDPFIVMPSADLDKAVKTAVTARVQNAGQSCICSKRMIVHADVYDAFLEKFVAGMEAVKIGDPMDKDTVMGPLSSVEQRDTVLEQVEKAQAAGAKLLSGGTKIDRAGAWMTPGVLVDVDPTSDVAKEEIFGPVAAVYKVADIDEAIALANDVPYGLGSSVWTQDDAEVERFARDIEAGMTAVNALLASVPEAPFGGVKLSGHGRELGPWGLHEFMNLKAVMFGGGNKPGD; encoded by the coding sequence ATGTTCGAACTCATCAACCCGGCAAACGGCGAGATTGTGAATCGCATCGCCGAGATGGACGATGCCGGGATCGAGGCGGCGCTGGCGCGCGCGGCCGACGGGTACAAGCAGTGGCGCGAAACCTCGATCGAGACGCGCACCGCACTGCTGCGCCAGATTGCCGATGCCTGGGAAGCCAACAAGCAGCACCTTGCTGAACTGGCGGTGCGCGAAATGGGCAAGACGATCACTGCCGGCCTGGCCGAGGTGGAGAAGTGCATCTCGGGCTTCCGCCATTACGCCGAGCACGGCCCCGCCTATCTGGCACCGACCACCGTCCAAACGCCGACCGGCCATGCCGTCGCGCGCTGGCTGCCGCTGGGGCCGGTGCTGGCGGTGATGCCCTGGAATTTCCCCTATTGGCAGGCGGTGCGCTTCCTCGCGCCGACGATCCTCGCCGGCAATGTCGCGCTGCTCAAGCATGCCTCCAGCGTGCAGGGCTGCGCGGCGGCGATGGAGGAGATGGCGCGCAAGGCGGGGGCGCCCGAGGGGCTGTTCCAAAACCTCGCGATCAAATCGAGCAAGGTCGATGCGATCATCGCCGACAAGCGGGTGGTGGCGGTGACGCTCACCGGGTCCGAAGGCGCGGGTGCCAAGGTGGCCGAGGCGGCGGGGCGGGCGCTCAAGAAGGTGGTGCTGGAGCTTGGCGGCTCCGATCCGTTCATCGTGATGCCGTCGGCCGATCTCGACAAGGCGGTGAAGACCGCGGTGACCGCGCGCGTGCAGAATGCCGGGCAAAGCTGCATCTGCTCGAAGCGGATGATCGTCCACGCAGATGTCTACGATGCGTTCCTGGAGAAGTTCGTCGCGGGCATGGAGGCGGTGAAGATCGGCGATCCTATGGACAAGGATACGGTGATGGGGCCGCTTTCTAGCGTCGAGCAGCGCGACACGGTGCTGGAGCAGGTCGAGAAGGCGCAGGCGGCGGGCGCCAAGCTGTTGTCCGGCGGCACCAAGATCGACCGTGCGGGCGCCTGGATGACGCCGGGGGTGCTGGTCGACGTCGATCCGACAAGCGACGTGGCGAAGGAGGAGATCTTCGGGCCGGTCGCGGCGGTCTACAAGGTCGCCGACATCGACGAGGCGATCGCGCTGGCGAACGACGTGCCCTACGGGCTGGGGTCGTCGGTGTGGACGCAGGATGACGCGGAGGTGGAGCGGTTCGCGCGCGACATCGAGGCAGGAATGACGGCGGTGAACGCGCTGCTCGCGTCGGTGCCGGAAGCGCCGTTCGGCGGGGTGAAGCTGTCGGGCCATGGCCGCGAACTCGGCCCCTGGGGGCTGCACGAGTTCATGAACCTGAAGGCGGTGATGTTCGGGGGCGGCAACAAGCCGGGGGATTGA
- a CDS encoding exodeoxyribonuclease VII small subunit — MAEQADITALSFEEALKELEKIVSRLESGEAALQEAIDLYERGDQLRRQCAARLDAAQARIEAIRTDADGRAAGTTPFAAG; from the coding sequence ATGGCGGAACAAGCGGATATCACGGCGCTCTCCTTCGAAGAGGCGCTGAAGGAACTGGAAAAGATCGTGAGCCGGCTGGAGAGCGGCGAAGCGGCGCTGCAGGAGGCGATCGACCTCTACGAGCGCGGCGACCAGCTGCGCCGGCAATGCGCGGCACGGCTCGATGCGGCGCAGGCAAGGATCGAGGCGATCCGCACCGATGCCGACGGCCGCGCCGCCGGCACCACCCCCTTCGCAGCCGGCTGA
- the coaD gene encoding pantetheine-phosphate adenylyltransferase: MHSRIGVYPGTFDPITRGHMDIIRRGAKLVDRLVIGVTTNPSKSPMFTVEERMDMVRREVEGLPGTIEVVSFDSLLMDFAERERASVIVRGLRAVADFEYEYQMAGMNQQINDRIETVFLMADVSLQPIASRLVKEIAIYGGPIHRFVTEAVEADVAARVERLGRKGSN; the protein is encoded by the coding sequence ATGCACAGCCGTATCGGGGTCTATCCCGGCACCTTCGATCCGATCACCCGCGGCCATATGGACATCATCCGGCGCGGCGCAAAGCTGGTCGACCGGCTGGTGATCGGGGTGACGACCAATCCGTCCAAGTCGCCGATGTTCACCGTCGAGGAGCGAATGGACATGGTCCGCCGCGAGGTGGAAGGGCTGCCCGGCACGATCGAGGTGGTCAGCTTCGATTCGCTGCTGATGGACTTTGCCGAGCGCGAGCGGGCCAGCGTGATCGTCCGTGGGCTGCGTGCCGTGGCGGACTTCGAATACGAATATCAGATGGCCGGCATGAACCAGCAGATCAACGACCGGATCGAGACGGTCTTCCTGATGGCCGACGTCTCGCTCCAGCCGATTGCAAGCCGGCTGGTGAAGGAAATCGCCATCTATGGCGGCCCCATCCACCGCTTCGTGACCGAGGCCGTCGAAGCCGACGTCGCCGCTCGGGTCGAGCGGCTGGGCCGCAAGGGCAGCAACTAA
- a CDS encoding EF-hand domain-containing protein produces MRLLLLLAACTAALPAAAQQRPAPDAITVNAPGAQPQATVIAEPVALLIAGFDSDGDARVTRAEFDAGLKRSFDSADTGHNGSLGYIAYSDWSLRWMGDRNTLPSPFELDRDGDNKVSWAEFQDRFAQIWARFDKNKDGVIERSELVTIRPPAFNPMDGKRKRR; encoded by the coding sequence ATGCGCCTGCTCCTGCTGCTCGCCGCCTGCACCGCCGCCCTGCCCGCCGCCGCGCAGCAACGCCCCGCGCCCGACGCGATCACGGTCAACGCGCCCGGCGCGCAGCCCCAGGCGACGGTAATCGCCGAGCCGGTCGCGCTGCTGATCGCCGGGTTCGACAGCGACGGCGACGCCCGCGTCACCCGCGCCGAGTTCGACGCCGGCCTCAAGCGCAGCTTCGACAGTGCCGATACCGGCCACAACGGCAGCCTCGGGTACATCGCCTATTCGGACTGGTCGCTGCGCTGGATGGGCGACCGCAACACCCTGCCCAGCCCGTTCGAGCTCGATCGCGACGGCGACAACAAGGTCAGCTGGGCCGAATTCCAGGACCGCTTCGCGCAGATCTGGGCGCGGTTCGACAAGAACAAGGACGGCGTGATCGAGCGCAGCGAGCTGGTGACGATTCGCCCGCCCGCGTTCAACCCGATGGACGGCAAGCGTAAGCGCCGCTGA
- a CDS encoding farnesyl diphosphate synthase gives MASVPHASLPLESALRQVAAEIDAQFDRLLEVPDDPRADLYRAMRHAAIGGGKRLRPLLVFATAQLFAVDKTCAARVATALECIHVYSLIHDDLPAMDDDDMRRGKPTVHKAFDEATAILAGDCLHALAFEILGHEATHPDPYVRVELIGELARASGPSGMAGGQMMDLEAEKASFDLATVTRLQAMKTGALISCAVESAAILGRVSPEGRTGLRGYARDIGLAFQIVDDILDAEGDEALVGKKLGKDGAAGKETFLSLLGIDRAREQARMLVDQAIAHLHAFGPEADLLRDVARFTLERDR, from the coding sequence GTGGCGAGCGTGCCCCATGCCTCGCTTCCGCTCGAATCGGCGCTGCGCCAGGTCGCGGCCGAGATCGACGCCCAGTTCGACCGGCTGCTCGAAGTACCCGATGATCCCCGCGCCGACCTGTACCGCGCGATGCGCCACGCCGCGATCGGCGGCGGCAAGCGGTTGCGCCCGCTGCTGGTGTTCGCCACCGCGCAGCTCTTCGCGGTCGACAAGACCTGCGCCGCGCGCGTCGCGACTGCGCTCGAATGTATCCATGTCTATTCGCTGATCCACGACGATCTGCCGGCGATGGACGATGACGACATGCGCCGCGGCAAGCCGACGGTGCACAAGGCGTTCGACGAGGCTACTGCGATCCTGGCGGGCGACTGCCTCCACGCGCTGGCCTTCGAGATTCTCGGCCATGAGGCGACCCACCCGGACCCCTATGTCCGCGTCGAGCTGATCGGCGAATTGGCACGTGCTTCGGGCCCCTCGGGGATGGCGGGCGGCCAGATGATGGACCTGGAGGCAGAGAAGGCGAGCTTCGATCTCGCCACCGTCACCCGGCTTCAGGCGATGAAGACCGGCGCGCTGATCTCCTGCGCGGTAGAAAGCGCGGCGATCCTCGGCCGCGTGTCGCCCGAGGGTCGCACCGGTCTGCGCGGCTATGCCCGCGATATCGGCCTCGCATTCCAGATCGTCGACGACATCCTCGATGCCGAGGGCGACGAGGCGCTGGTCGGCAAGAAGCTGGGCAAGGACGGCGCGGCGGGCAAGGAGACCTTCCTGTCGCTGCTGGGCATCGATCGCGCGCGCGAACAGGCGCGGATGCTGGTCGACCAGGCGATCGCCCATCTCCACGCCTTCGGTCCCGAGGCCGATCTGCTGCGCGACGTGGCGCGCTTCACGCTCGAACGCGACCGCTGA
- a CDS encoding peptidylprolyl isomerase, whose translation MRFLATMAAMAATLFAVPALAQGGGKPKPVIEPFKGVSSDVNTRPAVLVPADPENTWVLDLSTGGRVLIRLRPDVAPKMVERIKTLTRKHFYDGLTFHRVVDDPYNIAQGGDPKGDGTGDSDMPNVPAEFSSLPHVRGTVSAARRGAADNATAEQKTEAENSANSQFFIMMQPKLAFDHDYTVFGRVTSGMEWVDKIQRGEPPQNPTKIIHAYIESDNPPAYQPLAPAAPAATGPTLIPVGPTAAAKAAPAAKKPAPKKK comes from the coding sequence ATGCGTTTCCTAGCCACGATGGCCGCCATGGCCGCCACGCTGTTTGCCGTGCCGGCGTTGGCGCAGGGCGGCGGCAAGCCGAAGCCCGTCATCGAACCGTTCAAGGGCGTCAGCTCCGACGTCAACACCCGCCCCGCCGTGCTGGTTCCCGCCGACCCGGAGAACACCTGGGTGCTCGACCTGTCGACCGGCGGCCGCGTGCTGATCCGGCTGCGTCCGGATGTCGCGCCCAAGATGGTCGAGCGGATCAAGACGCTCACCCGCAAGCATTTCTATGACGGCCTGACCTTCCACCGCGTAGTCGACGATCCCTATAACATTGCCCAGGGCGGCGATCCCAAGGGCGACGGCACCGGCGACTCCGACATGCCCAACGTGCCGGCCGAGTTCAGCTCGCTGCCCCACGTCCGCGGCACCGTCTCCGCCGCCCGCCGCGGCGCGGCCGACAACGCGACGGCCGAGCAGAAGACCGAGGCGGAGAACAGCGCGAACAGCCAGTTCTTCATCATGATGCAGCCCAAGCTCGCCTTCGACCACGACTATACCGTGTTCGGCCGCGTCACCTCGGGCATGGAGTGGGTGGACAAGATCCAGCGCGGCGAGCCGCCGCAGAACCCGACCAAAATCATTCACGCCTATATCGAATCGGACAATCCCCCGGCCTATCAGCCGCTGGCGCCCGCCGCTCCGGCAGCGACCGGCCCGACGCTGATCCCGGTGGGCCCGACCGCGGCCGCCAAGGCCGCACCCGCGGCGAAGAAGCCGGCACCGAAGAAGAAGTGA
- a CDS encoding cation diffusion facilitator family transporter — protein MSGNHAHGHDHGHSHGHGHSHGLGHGHSHAPADFGRAFAIGTALNIAFVVIEGGAGLWTNSMALLADAGHNLSDVLGLLIAWVGAELGKRPATPRFTYGLGASSILAALANALLLLIAVGAILLETIQRFTDPPAVAPIPVMLVAGAGIVVNLGTALLFARGRDHDINVRGAYLHMAADAAVSTAVVVAGALIWWTGLRWIDPAISLVVVVVILVGTWGLLRESLTMALQAVPDRIDLEAVEQALLAQPGVTRVHDLHVWPMSTTETALTAHLVIPDGHPGDAFLINLQHRLVHDFRIEHSTVQIELGNGAECRMHGPGSGHG, from the coding sequence ATGTCGGGAAATCACGCGCACGGCCATGACCATGGCCACTCACACGGACACGGCCACTCGCATGGCCTCGGCCATGGCCACAGCCACGCGCCCGCCGATTTCGGACGCGCTTTCGCGATCGGGACCGCGCTCAACATCGCCTTCGTCGTGATCGAGGGCGGCGCGGGGCTGTGGACCAACTCGATGGCGCTGCTGGCCGATGCCGGCCACAATCTTTCCGACGTGCTCGGCCTGCTGATCGCCTGGGTGGGTGCCGAGCTCGGCAAGCGCCCGGCGACGCCGCGCTTCACCTATGGTCTGGGCGCCTCGTCGATCCTCGCCGCACTCGCCAACGCGCTGCTGCTGCTGATCGCGGTCGGCGCGATCCTGCTCGAGACGATCCAGCGCTTCACCGATCCCCCCGCCGTGGCGCCGATCCCGGTGATGCTGGTGGCGGGCGCGGGCATCGTCGTGAACCTCGGCACCGCATTGCTCTTCGCCCGCGGGCGCGACCACGACATCAACGTCCGCGGCGCCTATCTCCACATGGCGGCCGATGCCGCAGTGTCCACCGCAGTGGTGGTCGCCGGCGCGCTGATCTGGTGGACCGGGCTGCGCTGGATCGATCCGGCGATCAGCCTCGTCGTCGTCGTGGTGATTTTGGTCGGCACCTGGGGGCTGCTGCGCGAATCGCTCACCATGGCGCTGCAGGCGGTGCCCGATCGCATCGACCTGGAGGCGGTGGAGCAGGCGCTGCTCGCCCAGCCGGGCGTCACCCGCGTCCACGATCTCCATGTCTGGCCGATGAGTACCACCGAAACGGCGCTCACCGCGCATCTCGTTATCCCCGATGGTCATCCAGGTGACGCATTTCTGATTAATCTTCAGCACCGGCTCGTGCATGATTTCCGGATCGAGCACAGTACGGTACAGATAGAGTTGGGCAACGGGGCGGAGTGCCGGATGCATGGACCTGGTAGCGGACATGGTTAA